One genomic window of Magnolia sinica isolate HGM2019 chromosome 3, MsV1, whole genome shotgun sequence includes the following:
- the LOC131239781 gene encoding cytochrome b5-like isoform X2, whose amino-acid sequence MYLEFIVDEEAIYVYDVTKFLEDHPGGDEVLLSATGKDATDDFEDVGHSTSARAMMDEFYVGEIDASTIPNKPKYTPPKQPHYNQDKTSEFIIKLLQFLVPLLILGLAIAVRFYTKST is encoded by the exons ATGTACCTTGAGTTCATAGTGGATGAGGAGGCCATCTAT GTATATGATGTAACCAAGTTCTTGGAGGACCATCCTGGGGGAGATGAGGTTTTGTTGTCGGCAACTG GGAAAGATGCAACCGATGACTTTGAGGATGTCGGGCACAGTACCAGTGCAAGAGCAATGATGGATGAATTCTACGTTGGGGAGATAGATGCATCAACCATCCCCAACAAGCCTAAATATACTCCTCCCAAGCAGCCTCACTACAACCAGGACAAAACCTCCGAGTTCATCATCAAGCTTCTCCAGTTCCTCGTTCCCCTACTGATCTTGGGTTTGGCAATTGCCGTCCGTTTCTACACCAAATCAACCTAA